In Chloroflexota bacterium, the following are encoded in one genomic region:
- a CDS encoding LacI family DNA-binding transcriptional regulator: MSKDDILAQGRPVTIKDVARLAGVSPKTVSNVVNNRPVVKPTTRQRVLDAIRALDYHPSALARGMVTRSRRLIGLVLADITNPAYPEMVEGVASLARQAGFMVMLCNTGRDPDEEQRYVHLLIEQRVDGVIIASSRMDSQAAEMLTSAGIKVVLFNRHPEQYSVSFVGVDNEGGGYLATRHLLDLGHQRIAFIRGTRGASTSIEREQGYRRALGEYGIEPDPELIGWGDYHPEVARTAADLLLRMKNRPTAVFAANDVMALSVIDAATSLGLRVPEDLAVVGFDDIAIASHRLIGLSTIHGDLGQLSREATTLLLEAVNGNLTEPVRKILPVYLVVRRTCGAQRPTAIRE, from the coding sequence GTGTCCAAAGATGACATTTTGGCGCAGGGGCGGCCGGTAACCATCAAAGACGTGGCGCGCCTCGCGGGGGTTTCCCCCAAGACCGTGTCCAACGTGGTGAACAATCGCCCCGTGGTGAAGCCCACAACCCGCCAGCGGGTGCTGGATGCGATTCGCGCGTTGGACTACCACCCCAGTGCCCTGGCGCGGGGCATGGTAACCCGTAGCCGTCGCCTCATCGGTCTGGTGCTGGCCGACATCACCAACCCCGCGTATCCCGAAATGGTGGAAGGGGTGGCGAGCCTGGCGCGGCAGGCCGGCTTCATGGTCATGCTGTGCAACACGGGGCGTGATCCGGATGAGGAGCAGCGCTACGTGCACCTGCTCATTGAACAGCGTGTGGATGGGGTGATTATCGCCAGCAGCCGCATGGACAGCCAGGCCGCCGAGATGCTGACGTCGGCGGGCATCAAGGTGGTGCTGTTCAACCGCCACCCGGAGCAGTACTCGGTGAGTTTCGTCGGCGTGGATAACGAGGGCGGCGGCTATCTGGCGACGCGGCATCTGCTGGACCTGGGCCATCAGCGGATCGCCTTCATTCGGGGGACGCGCGGGGCATCCACGAGCATTGAGCGGGAGCAGGGCTATCGTCGGGCGCTGGGCGAGTACGGGATTGAGCCGGATCCGGAACTCATCGGCTGGGGCGACTATCACCCCGAAGTGGCCCGGACGGCCGCTGACCTGCTGCTGCGGATGAAGAATCGCCCGACGGCGGTGTTTGCGGCCAACGACGTGATGGCGCTGAGCGTGATTGATGCGGCCACGTCGCTGGGCCTTCGCGTGCCCGAAGACCTGGCCGTGGTGGGGTTTGACGACATTGCCATCGCGTCGCACCGGCTGATTGGCCTGTCCACCATCCACGGCGACCTGGGCCAATTGTCGCGCGAGGCGACGACGCTGCTGCTAGAAGCCGTCAACGGCAACCTGACCGAGCCGGTGCGCAAAATCCTGCCGGTGTATCTGGTGGTGCGGCGGACCTGCGGGGCGCAGAGGCCAACCGCTATCCGCGAATAA